A region of Pseudomonas marginalis DNA encodes the following proteins:
- a CDS encoding MgtC/SapB family protein — MDAWWHEVWQTLQAEFADLGDAKQLTQITVRLLIAALLGGILGFEREHKGKAAGVRTHMLVAMGAALFVLVPQMSGNQADAMSRVVQGVIAGIGFLGAGTILKGKEDEEGQHVKGLTTAAGLWMTAAIGVAAGMGRESTAVLSTLLALAVFSVMPRIVKLLDKET, encoded by the coding sequence ATGGACGCCTGGTGGCACGAAGTGTGGCAAACCCTGCAGGCCGAATTCGCCGACCTTGGCGACGCGAAACAGCTCACTCAAATCACTGTTCGCCTGCTGATCGCAGCGCTGTTGGGCGGCATCCTCGGGTTTGAGCGCGAGCACAAGGGCAAGGCTGCCGGTGTGCGCACCCATATGCTGGTGGCAATGGGCGCCGCATTGTTTGTGCTGGTACCGCAGATGTCTGGCAACCAGGCGGATGCCATGAGTCGTGTGGTCCAGGGGGTGATCGCGGGGATTGGTTTCCTCGGCGCAGGGACTATCCTCAAGGGCAAGGAAGATGAAGAGGGCCAGCACGTCAAAGGCCTGACCACCGCTGCCGGGTTATGGATGACCGCCGCCATTGGGGTGGCGGCGGGAATGGGCCGCGAGTCGACGGCGGTGTTGAGTACCTTGCTGGCCCTGGCGGTGTTCAGCGTGATGCCAAGGATCGTCAAGCTGTTGGACAAGGAGACCTGA